The DNA segment GAGCTGGGCGAGCTGGCCGCACTGCTGGATGATACTTTCGGAAAACTGGAGTCCTCCTTCGCCAGGCAGGCACGCTTCACCTCGGACGCCGCGCACGAACTCCGCACCCCGCTGAGCGTGGTCATCTCCCAGGCGCAGATGGCCCTGCGCGGCGAACGCGAACCGGCGGAGTACCGCGAGATGTTCGAGGCCAGCCTCCGCGGCGCGAAACGCATGCAGGCCCTCACCCAGGCGCTGCTCGAACTCGCCCGCCTGGACAACGGCGCCGTCACCACCGCGCGCACGCCGTGCGATCTCGCGGAACTGGCGGAGGAAGCCGTCTCGCTCGTCGCGGGAAATGCGGCGGAGCGCGGCGTCACCCTCATTCGCCAGCTTTCCCCCGCCCCCTGCCCGACCGATTCCGAAGCCGTGCTGCGCGTCATCGTCAACCTGCTGAACAACGCCATCGAGCACGGCGGCACGCCTGTCACCGTCGCCACCGCCGCCACCGCGGATGCCGCCATCCTCACCGTCACCGACCGCGGCCCCGGCATTCCGGAAAAGCATCTCCCCCATCTTTTCGAGCGCTTCTACCGCGCCGACGAATCCCGCAACCGGAAAACCGGCGGCACCGGCCTCGGTCTCGCCATCTGCAAGGCCATCACGGATGCGCATGGCGGGTCGCTCACCGTCGCCAGCACCATCGGCGAGGGAACGGTGTTCACGGTGACGCTGCCGGTGGAATAGCAAGGCCGGGGATATGGATACAGCCTGGTGTCGGGCAGGGCCCGCCTCGGACGGCACCTCAGCACCGCCCGGAGGGATGCAGAAAAGGGACGGCCCGGAGAAGGGCCGTCCCGTCGAGGGGTCCGCCGCCCGGACTTGGAAGGGCGGTCAGCGTGGATGCTCACTTGGTTTCCGGCATGATCACGGAGTCGATGACGTGGATCACGCCGTTGGAGGCGGCGATGTCCGTCTTGGTCACCGTTGCCTTGTCGATCATGACCTTGCCACCTGAGGCGGAGATGGTGGCGGTATCGCCGTTGACGGTCTTGACCTCACC comes from the Luteolibacter sp. SL250 genome and includes:
- a CDS encoding ATP-binding protein, with the translated sequence MKPTRSLRWRIQLWHGAFLAAVLAGLGFAAWHYERQKGMQRIDGDLGRRLTVLFDSVPPREGGRPGGPPPRRDVDGDGDLDRPPRRGPPPHRRGGRPPELRFSDAGRALFKDAYYFTTFNPEGRVLDRSDNSPTTVQPPSRGDATAEASGTRTVANRRERFMFMPQGECLLVGCPLDAEQASLRHYALMLVGIESGILLLGLAGGWWMTSRALRPLAAIRTTATDISAGRLDQRIGLPQDGSELGELAALLDDTFGKLESSFARQARFTSDAAHELRTPLSVVISQAQMALRGEREPAEYREMFEASLRGAKRMQALTQALLELARLDNGAVTTARTPCDLAELAEEAVSLVAGNAAERGVTLIRQLSPAPCPTDSEAVLRVIVNLLNNAIEHGGTPVTVATAATADAAILTVTDRGPGIPEKHLPHLFERFYRADESRNRKTGGTGLGLAICKAITDAHGGSLTVASTIGEGTVFTVTLPVE